From the genome of Halictus rubicundus isolate RS-2024b unplaced genomic scaffold, iyHalRubi1_principal scaffold0693, whole genome shotgun sequence, one region includes:
- the LOC143364557 gene encoding uncharacterized protein LOC143364557 yields the protein MYIAIWRKIKELATMLHKNLKFTMTDYETAAMIALEQQFPSSSVKGCWFHYNQALLRKWRHLGLTDAPTKVLSMAMTLALAPADLFEKGFTEIEREAAFFTAEHAAIKIFIEYIRSTWWPKAEKVSVYDCPMRTNNTTESYNNVVSLKLGRGKKTYGHFWKL from the exons ATGTATATAGCAATATGGAGGAAGATAAAAGAATTAGCTACAATGCTTCATAAGAATTTGAAGTTTACGATGACTGACTATGAAACTGCAGCAATGATTGCATTGGAGCAGCAGTTTCCATCGAGCAGTGTAAAAGGCTGCTGGTTCCACTATAATCag GCTTTATTACGAAAATGGCGCCATTTAGGTCTCACAGATGCACCAACTAAAGTATTGTCAATGGCAATGACTTTAGCTTTAGCTCCTGCAGACCTCTTTGAAAAAGGTTTCACTGAAATTGAAAGAGAAGCAGCTTTTTTTACCGCTGAGCATgctgcaattaaaatttttatcgaatacATACGATCCACGTGGTGGCCAAAAGCAGAAAAAGTTTCAGTATATGATTGTCCTATGAGAACAAACAATACCACCGAGTCTTACAATAATGTTGTTTCATTGAAGCTAGGAAGAGGAAAAAAAACATATGGACATTTTTGG AAACTCTAA